Genomic window (Candidatus Methylomirabilis tolerans):
GATTCGCCTTAAGTAAAACACTGGCGACACAGGGTGAAATAAACAACTCGCCACGTGCGACAGGGCGAATAGCAAACAGCAGAGTGTCGGCCAGTTGTTCATCTTTACATACGAACCCCAGTACACCCAGATTGGATAATTCTTCAATTTGCTCGACGATAAAGCTATGAGCTAACAGCAGCACTTTTAAATCGGGGAACTGCTGACCTAGCCGAGTGATGTCTTGGATCAGCTTGGAATAGGCAAGGGTGTTTCCCAATATCAGCACATTCACGGGTGTGGTTTGGAAAAATCCATCCACCTCTTCCAAACAAGCGAATTCACCTATGAGTCTGATCTTATCTGACGCTGAGATGATTTCTCGAATGCCAATCCGGGTGAGTTCGGCGTTGTCTACTACCGCCAATGTTGTCGTCATAAACCTCTCCTTATCGTGATAATCTTCTAATATTTACTGACAGAACGTTTGTGCTATATTTCATTGTAAAAAGAAGATGCAAAACATGCTACTAAAGAGGGGGCTTAGGCCGTTATAGTTTGGGTAGAGAACTGTTTATAAACCGTTAAGATGCAAAAAAACGCACAAGATTTGTTATGCCGGGGCAGATTTTAATACACCAGCGAAGCATCAATCCTATGGTATGGTAGAGAAAGTTAGGTAGAGAACAAAAGTTCTGTTTGAAAAGATATTTTGCGAGGATAACCCATGTGTGATGAAAACCCACCACCTGCCCGCCCCGTGCTATACTCCCCGCCTGCCCCCGAAGCAGTTGATGCTTTTGCGCGGCAAGTCTGTCAACGGCTGGGAACCGACTACATGGAACGTGAAATTGTGGATGGGTTCTCAGCTTTTATTAAAGTGGTGGCAGAAATTCAGGTCAAACATTTGAATAAGCAGGGTGAAAATTCGGAAGCGAGTTGACAATGGAAACCAAGCGGGATAGTCTTAAATTCAGATATGAGTGTCAGGATGTTAGAGCACCCCGACACTCGGGCCGCAGTACCAGTGAAAGTGGCACAGCGACTCATGACAGACTGTACCGCGTGGGCAGACCGCCCGTCAATTAAGAACTTTTGAGAGAGTCTGTCATGTCCTCACCCACTACTCCTACCCTACGGCCAAAACAAGTCGCGCTCTGCTATGTGCGTCTCTCGCAGGCGCGAGATGGTGATGACGCTGTTAGCCCTGAACGTCAACGTGCCAATATTCTGGCGAAATGCCACGAACTCGGTTATGAGCCAGAATGGTATCAAGATGTGGATGGTCACAAATCGGGTCGAGATGTGAAAAACCGTCCGGGTTGGCAAGCACTCAGCCGACGCTTGGGTAGCCCTGATGTGGTGGCCCTAATCGGCAATGACTTAGCACGGTTTCATCGAAAAGGCTGGCGTGTGGGTGATCTTGTTGAGTTTGTTGAGGAACACAATATCGCGCTAATTTTGGCGGCTCCGGGACGGCAGATTGATACTACGTCGCCCATGGGTAAGGTCTTTGTTTACCTCACGGCCATTTTTGATGAATTCTATGCGGACGATATTTCACACCGCGTCAAAGACAGCATTCTCCATCGCAAAAATCTGGGCAAGAGTATTGGTAAACCGCCATTCGGGGCGACCCGCGATAAGGCAGGTTACTTGATGCCCAACAACGATGATGGAGCGTGGTGGTTGATTGAAGGTCGCTATGTCTCAGGCGACCCTGCTGCTCCACCTGCTCCGGATGCGGTTTGGCGCACCTACTACGAGAGCGCCTATCGCGCTCTAGTTCTCTTTGCTGAAGGGAATATTGGCATAGAGAAACTCTCCTATACCTTGAATGAGGAAGGCTTTCCCTTCTGTGATCGCACAGGTGTACCGCGCCGCTGGTGTCGGGATGATGTGCGGCGGGTGGTTGCTAACTGGCCGGAATATGGTGGGCTGGTTTTTGACCAGCCTGCGAAAGCCCGTGCAGTGCAGACCCGCACTGAAGTGGATGCTATTCATCTCGATGCGGATAAGGCCGTCTTCCCGGTTGATTTGCTCAAGAAAGTCGCCTATGTACGGAGTGAGCGCACCCTCCTAGCGCTAGATCGTGGCAAGAAGTCGGCAGCCTACCCTTATCCTCTCAGCTATATCACGCGCTGTGCTCATTGTGAAGAACTGGTGCAACGGGAAAATGATCCCCGCCTGCGAACCCACCTCGCTGGTACAGGGCGTAATTACGGCAGAGTCTATCGTCACAAACCCGGGGTCAACTGCGGGTGTGAGTATCGTTCCGTAACGTGCGAAATGTTGGAGGAAGATTTCGGCAAACTCATCAAGGGGTTGGTCGTCAATGAAGAGGCGCTAACACTGATGGTCGAACTGGCAGAGCAGAATGCAGAAACCAGCGACCAACCGAAAAAATCAGATACTACCCAAACCCGTCAGCGCAGCATTCTTAAACTCAAAAAGAAGATTGAGAACCTGAAGACCTTGTTTCGTGAAGCCGAGATTGATGAAACTGAATATCGCACACTATTGGCAGATTACCGCTCTGAACTCGCCTACTGGGAGGCGTACACGACCCAACGGGAACAGGTCGCCTTACAGTTATCTATGTGCCTCGATGTGATTGACAAAGTAGCCCGGCTGTGGGACTTAGCTGAGGCTGAAGAACGCCGCAGCATGGCACATAATTTATTTGAGTACATCGTATATAATTTAGATACGCAGCGGATTGTTGATTTTCGCTTAAAGCCTTGGGCGAATAGATTTTTGGTGCTAAGGGCCGCGTTGTACACTGAGGAAAATGTGCAAAAAAAAGCCTCCACAAGTGGGAGGCGTAATGTGCCCCATACGGGATTCGAACCCGTGTTTTGGCCTTGAGAGGGCCGCGTCCTAGGCCTCTAGACGATGGGGCCGTACGGTCAGGAAGGAATGAAGACCGCGGTTACTATATCGGAATATGGAATCGCCGCGCAACCAAAATCTACGTAGAAAGGATGACCACATGGTGCGGGGAGGTTTCGAGGTCATGATTATACGGTGCCGGCTGAAGGTCATCGGCTCGGGGTCGGCGGGAGAACTTCTTTCCCGCTCACGTCGGGTGACGAGGCGTTGGTGATCGGCAGCACCACGTCTGAAGGCAACACCTCTTCCTGCCCTTGAATCACATATTCTACAATGGCCTCGGGATCAGTCGACGAGGTCGGCTGTCCTGTCTTTTGATTCGCGAAGATCGGGAAGACCCCTTCAGGCGGAAGGAAGGCCTCAACAGGACTGTCGCCAAGGCTCTGCCTCATGAAATCGGTCCAGATGGGCGCCGCAATCTTGCCGGCCGTCTCGTGAGAACCGATCGAGCGATGTTGATCGTAACCCAGCCAGACCCCGGCCACGATGCTCGGGGTATAGCCGAGAAACCAGAGATCTTCTGCGGCCTGGGAGGTTCCGGTCTTTGCGGCGACGGGTCGCCCGATACGCTTGGCGGCCCTACCGGTCCCGCGTTGGACAACACCCTCAAGGACTGAGGTCAGAAGAAAAGCAATCTCCTCGCGTACCACCTGTTGCGGCTGGGGAAACTGCTCTTCGAGCACGATCTCGCCAGGCCCCACCACGCGACGAACAGCAAAAGGCGGTGACAAACTCCCCCGATTAGCGAACGCCTGATAGGCCGACGCCAGCTCCAAGAGGCCCACCTCCGAAACACCGAGGGCCATGGCGTATTCCCGTCTGAGTTCAGAGGTAATCCCAAGCCGACGAGCAAGGTCTATGACCGGATCGATCCCGATCGTGGAGATCAAGCGGACCGTCGGAACGTTGATCGACTCTTCAAGCGCTCGACGAAGCGTCACCGGACCACGATATCGGTGATCCAGATTCTCCGGGGCCCACGCCTCACTTCGGTGCCCCGTCCCGATCTCAAAGCTGATCGGCGCATCGTCAAGAATGGTCCTGGGGGACAATCCTCGCTCAAATGCCGCCGCATAGACGAGCGGTTTGAAGGCGGAACCGGGTTGCCGTCGCGCTTGAACTGCTCGATTGAACTGACTCCGGCTGTAGTCCGAACCGCCCACCAGGGCCTTGATCTCACCGGTCCTCGCATCGAGCGCGATCAGCGCCCCCTCCGGCGCCACGCTTCCACCCTCCTTGCGTTCGTTCTTGCGCTGAACGATGGCCGCAATGCCCCGACTGATCGCCTTAACTGCCGCTCGTTGCATGTCGGCATTTAAGGTGGTGTAGATTTTCAGTTCCCCGTGCCGTACGACGATCTGACCCAAGCGCCCCTCAAGTTGTTGTCGGACATACTCAACAAACCAGGGCGCGATGCCCTTCGATCGAAACATCGGATTGACCGAGATTGGTGTAAGATTGGCCCGGCTCGCCTGGGCCTGTTTGATCGCACCAGTTGCGACCATCCGATCCAATACGTA
Coding sequences:
- a CDS encoding recombinase family protein — protein: MSSPTTPTLRPKQVALCYVRLSQARDGDDAVSPERQRANILAKCHELGYEPEWYQDVDGHKSGRDVKNRPGWQALSRRLGSPDVVALIGNDLARFHRKGWRVGDLVEFVEEHNIALILAAPGRQIDTTSPMGKVFVYLTAIFDEFYADDISHRVKDSILHRKNLGKSIGKPPFGATRDKAGYLMPNNDDGAWWLIEGRYVSGDPAAPPAPDAVWRTYYESAYRALVLFAEGNIGIEKLSYTLNEEGFPFCDRTGVPRRWCRDDVRRVVANWPEYGGLVFDQPAKARAVQTRTEVDAIHLDADKAVFPVDLLKKVAYVRSERTLLALDRGKKSAAYPYPLSYITRCAHCEELVQRENDPRLRTHLAGTGRNYGRVYRHKPGVNCGCEYRSVTCEMLEEDFGKLIKGLVVNEEALTLMVELAEQNAETSDQPKKSDTTQTRQRSILKLKKKIENLKTLFREAEIDETEYRTLLADYRSELAYWEAYTTQREQVALQLSMCLDVIDKVARLWDLAEAEERRSMAHNLFEYIVYNLDTQRIVDFRLKPWANRFLVLRAALYTEENVQKKASTSGRRNVPHTGFEPVFWP
- a CDS encoding penicillin-binding protein 1A — protein: MGYAKATWRVLVVAFLISVTLGTAAWGAPLARVEDLPHLMQLPIFQPGAPSLLYDDAGKVLGPIVPEYRIVLPLSRIPLKLRQAVIAAEDARFYEHGALDLKGIARATVRNIMSASVREGGSTITQQLAKTLFLTHERTIGRKVKELQLASELEQAYTKDQILGMYLNCIYFGHGAYGIEAAARTYFSKSVTELTLSETALLAGLPRAPGRYSPLIDIKRAKARRKYVLDRMVATGAIKQAQASRANLTPISVNPMFRSKGIAPWFVEYVRQQLEGRLGQIVVRHGELKIYTTLNADMQRAAVKAISRGIAAIVQRKNERKEGGSVAPEGALIALDARTGEIKALVGGSDYSRSQFNRAVQARRQPGSAFKPLVYAAAFERGLSPRTILDDAPISFEIGTGHRSEAWAPENLDHRYRGPVTLRRALEESINVPTVRLISTIGIDPVIDLARRLGITSELRREYAMALGVSEVGLLELASAYQAFANRGSLSPPFAVRRVVGPGEIVLEEQFPQPQQVVREEIAFLLTSVLEGVVQRGTGRAAKRIGRPVAAKTGTSQAAEDLWFLGYTPSIVAGVWLGYDQHRSIGSHETAGKIAAPIWTDFMRQSLGDSPVEAFLPPEGVFPIFANQKTGQPTSSTDPEAIVEYVIQGQEEVLPSDVVLPITNASSPDVSGKEVLPPTPSR